TAGTACTCGGTCATCTCGGCGGCCGAGCGGGTCTTGCCCTCGAAGGTGTAGGAGCCGTCCTTGTAGAACTCGGACGCGGCGACGTCGAGCGCCAGGGCGATCTGCTCGCCCGGGGTGTAGCCCGCTTCCTTGATGGCCTCGAGGATGAGGTCGAGGGCCTCGCGGTTGGAGCCGAGGTTCGGGGCGAAGCCGCCCTCGTCGCCGAGGCCGGTGGCCAGGCCCTTGCTCTTCAGGACCTTCTTCAGCGTGTGGTAGACCTCGGCGCCCCAGCGCAGCGCCTCGGAGAAGGACTCCGCGCCGATCGGGGCGATCATGAACTCCTGGATGTCCACGTTGGAGTCGGCGTGCGAGCCGCCGTTCAGGATGTTCATCATCGGCACCGGCAGCAGGTGCGCGTTCGGGCCGCCCAGGTAACGGAAGAGGGGGAGGTCGCTGGCCTCGGAGGCGGCGTGGGCGACGGCGAGCGAGACGCCGAGGATGGCGTTGGCGCCGAGGGAGCCCTTGTTGTCGGTGGCGTCCAGGTCGAACATGGCCTGGTCGATCAGGCGCTGCTCGGTGGCGTCATAGCCGACCAGCTCCGGGCCGATCTGCTCGATGACCGCGAGGACGGCCTTCTCCACACCCTTGCCGAGGTAGCGGTTCGAGTCGCCGTCGCGGAGCTCGATGGCCTCGAAGGCGCCCGTGGAGGCGCCGGACGGGACGGCGGCACGACCGGTGCTGCCGTCGTCGAGGCCGACCTCGACCTCGACCGTGGGGTTGCCTCGGGAGTCCAGGATTTCCCGGGCTACGACGACGTCGATGGACGGCACGAGCATCTCCTTCTTCATGTGACGCGGGTACGCGGGTCGCGTGGACCCGGCGAGGTGCGGGCCGTGGTGGCTCGCGACATGAGCCTAACCGGCTCCGGGCGATCGGCCACCGGGTCGCCCACCCCATGGACAGAACCGAGAGTAAATTGTTTCCGAACGGAACAAAGCGGGGTTGCAAAGACCGGCCGAAAGATCGGACGGAGAGCCCCGGGCAGAAATGACCCCGCCCCGGCGCGTACGGGGGAACACGCGCCGGGGCGGGGAGCCCGTGGGGACGGGGACGGGCCGCTGCTTACTTCAGGTGCAGCTGCTGGCCCGGGTAGATGAGGTTGGCATCGGTGACGATGTCCTTGTTCAGCTCGAACAGCTTCTCCCAGCCGCCCTCGACCTTGTGCTCGGTCGCGATCGAGCTGAGGGTGTCGCCCTTGACGACCTTGTACTCGCCGTCGCCCTTCTTGACCTTCTTGCCGGTCGGCGTGGTGACGGTCTTCTGGCTCTTCTGGGTCTGGGCCGGGCGCTCCTCGGAGCGGGAGGCCGCCTGCTGGTCGGTCTGGCGGGTCTCCGTGGAGCCGCTGCTCTGCGTGGAGCCGCCGCCGGTGTAGCCGGCGCTCGACAGGCCCTTGCCGCAGACCGGCCAGGCACCCTTGCCCTGGCTCGCGAGGACCTTCTCGGCGATCTCGATCTGCTGGGCCTTGGTGGCCTGGTCGGCGGTGGAGGCGTACTTGGTGCCGCCGTAGCCGGACCAGGTGGAGGCGGAGAACTGCAGACCGCCGTAGTAGCCGTTGCCGGTGTTGATGGACCAGTTGCCGCCGGACTCGCACTGGGCCACGGCGTCCCACTCGGAGGCGGTGGCGGCGGAGGCGTTGCCGGCCGCCATCAGCGGGGCGGCGACGGCGGCGCCGGCGACACCGGCGACGGCGATGGCGCGAGTGGCCTTGGACGGACGACGGTGCTTGCCCTTGCCGGAAAACAGCATGGATGGATCCCCTCACCGACGCCTGCGAGGTGAGCTGTCGGGTTCGGGCCGGTTGAGTTGCCCGGCCGCGTCCCTCCCGGGACGCGGCTTCACCCCAAGCCCTTCCGGCACAACTGTCCGGTCGGGCGCCTACCTTGGGTCCCCCGCTCCTGCCTACGGCGCTTGACGCGACGACTGTTCCCGTGCGGCCGCTGGCAGGATTCGGCGTTGCGGCAGCCGGGGCTCGCGGTGGCGAGCGGTCATGACCGTAGGCACGTGATCGCCGGAATTTCAAAGACGATCAGGGCTTCTGAGATCTATCTCTCACCGCACTTATACGGGACATTCGCCGCGAAACATGACGCGAACTCGCGCGGTTTCGGGGTGACTTCCGCCGCCGTTTCCGCTCTGCCCCACCGGCTACCGCTCGTCCGCTTCGACCCCTACCGTGAGCCTCTGACCGGGGCGGATGAGGTTCGGGTCGGTGCCGACGGCGTCCTTGTTGCCGGCGTAGAGCGCGTGCCATCCGCCGCTGAGGTCAAGGGAGTCGGCGATGGACCAGAGACTGTCGCCGACGCGGACGGTGTAGGAGCCGTCCGCGGCGTCGCGAGAGGCGTCGCCGCCGCGCGAGGCGTGCCGCCCCGTGGACTCGTCCGTACGGCCGTTCGCGGGCTCGGCTTTCTCGTCGGCGCTGGGGCCGCGGTGGCGGCCGGAGCCGGTGTCGGTCGGCGCCGAAGAGGTGTCGTCCTGCCGCGAGTTGCCCGACTCGCCGCTGCCGGAACCGGCCGAGGGGGAGCTGCCGGGCTCCCGGCTCTTCGGTGCGGAGTCCCCGGAATCGGATGACTTGTCGGAGTTGGCCGGTTCGTCCTCCGACGTCGACGGTGCGTCAGGAGACGCGGACGTCGAGGGGGACGAGGAAGGGGTCGACGAGGAAGGAGTCGACGAGGAATCCGGCTCGATGGAGTCGAGCAATCCGGGCGAGTCGGTCGGACCGGACGAGTCAGATGACTCGGATGAGTCCGATGTACCCGATTTCGAGTCCTGCTGGAGGCCGGAGAGCAGTCCGCAGGTGCGCCACGCGCCGACCCCCTGGTCGGCGAGGATTCTCTCGGCCACGGATATCTGCTGGGAGCGGCTGGCCAGGTCGGCGCTCGCGGCGTAGTCGAGGCCGCCGTAGTTCTCCCAGTCCTCCTGGGACAACGCGAGGCCGCCGTAGTAGCCGTTGCCGTTGTTCTGGCTCCAGGCGCCGCCGGTCTCGCAGTCCGCGACCCGGTCCCAGGTCGTACCGTCGGCCGCGCTGGCGCCGGAGGCCCCGAGGAGGGGGATCGCGATGGCGGAGCCGGTCACTCCGGCCGCGACGAGGAGAGCCGGAGCCTGGCGGGGGCGACGGTGCCGACCGTTCCCGGAGAGCATACGGAGACCTTTCGCGAGACAGCAGTGACCGGCGCGGCGCAGGAGCCCGGGCCGCGCTGATGGGTGAACGTATCGGCAGACGATCACTTGTCACAAGTTCATGCCGCGCAGATCACGTGAAGATCACAGGTCTGACGGCGTGTCATGTTTAGCCGGTCGCTCCGCTGGTGAAGGCGGGCTGTCACGCCGGGGTGAACTCCACGGGCAGGGTGCGCAGCCCGCGCATGATGAGGCCGCCGCGCCACCTCAGGTCGGCCGGGTCCGCCGCGAGCCTGAGGTCCGGGAGGCGGGTGAGGAGGGTGGCGAGGGCGGTCTGGCCCTCCAGGCGGGCGAGCGGGGCTCCGAGGCAGTAGTGGATGCCGTGGCCGTAGCCGAGGTGCTGGTTGTCGCGGCGGGAGAGGTCGAGCAGGTCCGGGTCGGCGAACCGCTCCGGGTCCCGGTCCGCGGCGGCCAGGACGACGAGGACCGGATCGCCCGCGTCGATGTGCTGCCCGCCGATGGTGAGCGGCTGCGTGGCGAACCGCCAGGTGGCGAGTTCGACGGGGCCGTCGTAGCGCAGGAGTTCCTCTACGCCGGTCTCCAGCAGGTCCCGCTCCCCGGCCGCGAGGGAGGCCTGGAGGCGGGCGCGCTGCTCGGGGTGGGTGAGCAGGGCGTAGGTGCCGTTGCCGATGAGGTTGACGGTGGTCTCGAACCCGGCGAACAGCAGGATGAACGCCATGGCGGCCGCCTCGTTCTCGGTGAGGTGCTCACCGTGGTCCGAGGCGCGGATGAGACCGGAGATGAGGTCCTCGCCGGGGACGGGTTCGGCGGGCAGGGCCTCCCGCTTGCGGTGGATGAGGTCGGCGAGGTAGCCGCGCATCTTCTTCACGGACCGCGCGACGCCGCCCCGGGGGCCGCCCTGGTGGCGGATCATCATGCCCGCCCAGTCTCGGAAGTCGTCCTGGTCCTCGCGGGGCACTCCGAGCAGGTCGCAGATGGCGTAGATGGGGAGCGGGAAGGCGAACTCGTGGATCAGGTCGGCGGACCCCTGCGCCGCGAACCCGTCGATGAGACCGTCGGTCAGCTCCTGCACGCGCGGCGCGAACTCGGCGACCCGGCGGGGCGTGAACGCCTTGGACACGAGCCGCCGCAACCGGGTGTGGTCCGGCGGGTCGATGTTGAGCAGGTGCGTCATCAACTCGGCCTTGCGCTCACCGGGGATCCCGGTCTTGCCCTTGGCGTGCGCGGGTTCGTCGTGGTGCGCCGGGTTCTTGGAGAGCCGGTTGTCGGCGAGGGTCTGCTTGGCGTCGGCGTACCGCGTGACCAGCCAGGCCTCCACACCGCTGGGCAGCCGCGTCCGGTGGACGGGGGCGTGCTCGCGGAGCCAGGCGTAGGCGGGGTAGGGGTCGGCCGCGAACTCCCACGAGAACAGTTCGGGCACCCCGGGCACGTCATGTCGCATGCGACGACCCTACGCAGGGCCGGCGGCGCCCCGGACCCACCGGCCACCGCTGTCAGCGGCCGCCCCTACGCTCGCCGCGTCGAGACAGCAGAGGGCTGGACGAAGGAGGGCCGGGATGCTGGAAGGCGTGCTGATCGCGGAGAGCCTGCGGGTGGGGGCCGAGTTGGCCGGTGTCCCGCTGCGCGTCACGAGGATCACGAGGGTGGAGGTGGAGGACGCGGCGGCCGGGCAGCCACGGCAGTGGACCCTGCTGGACTTCGCCGCGGAGGAGGCCGACGCCGGGGCGCTGGCCGAGCGGCTCGCCGCCTGTCTGTCCCCGACCGGCGGCTGGTACGTCAACTACAACACCGCCGCGGAGGCGTTCGTGGTCTTCGCCGGCCGGGTCTTCCGCTATCCGCGGGGGCAGGATCCCCGCGGGCGGGCGGAAGGGCGCCGGCAGGCGCGGGCCCACGCGCGCTCGCTGGGGATCCCGGAAGGGCAGCTGGACTGGCAGGACTGACTCAGGGCCGGCCTGCCGGGCCCTTTGTCAGGGTCGTCAGGGTCGTCAGTCCCGGCCCTCGGTCTCCCTGATCGCGTCCCGGTAGGCGCGGGCCGCCGCTCTCAGGGCTGCCTCCGGGTCCACGCCCTCCGCCTCGGCGCGGACCGCCAGGGCCAGGAGGTCGTAGCCGATGCCTTCGACGGGCGGGAGCGGTATCTCCAGCCCGGCGGTGCGGGCGCGGGAGGCGAGCTTGGCGGCGAGGGCCAGGCCGGGCTGGCCGAGCGGGATGCCCTCGGTGATCGAGGAGCGCTGCTTCTCGACCGCCTTGGTGCGCAGCCAGTGCTCCTTGACCTCCTCGGGGGTGGTGGCCGTCGCGTCGCCGAACACGTGCGGGTGGCGGTGGATCAGCTTGGCGACGATGCCGCCGGCGACGTCGTCGATGGAGAAGGGGGCGTCCAGGTCCTCCTCGGCGATGCGGGCGTGGAAGACGACCTGGAGCAGGACGTCACCGAGCTCCTCGCGCAACTCGTCGCGGTCGCCCTCCTCGATCGCCTCGACGAGTTCGTACGCCTCCTCGATGCCGTACTTGGCGAGGCCCTTGTGGGTCTGCTGGGACGACCAGGGGCATTCGGCGCGGATGCGGTCCATGACCTGGACGAGGTCGAGGAGACGGGCGCCGGGCAGGTCGTAGGAGGCGGGCAGCAGCTCCAGCTCGGGCATGGAGACGCGGCCGGTGCCGGCGAGGCGGGCCAGGCCGTCCGTCAGGGCCGGCTCGCCCTCGCCCGTCGCCACGACCACCACCGTGCGCCCGCCGGCGCAGGCGTCGACCAGCTCCTGCGCGGTCGGGGACGCCTCGTCGACCGTGATCCCGGCCTCGCGCAGGTACGGCAGCTGCGGGTGCGCGCCGTCCGCGCACAGCACCTGGTCGGCCGCGTGCAGGGCCTGCCAGGCGGGCCAGGACAGCAGGCCGGGGGCGACGCGGTGGCTGGTGGTGAGCAGGACGACGCGGCCGGGGGCGGCGGCCGCGCCGGGGGCGGTCTGCTCGGGGCCCGGGGTGGCTTCGGAGCTGTTGGCGTTCACGGTTCGAAGCTATCCCACGGCGCCGACACTGCCGGAAGTTGTCCACAGCCCCGGCGGGCGGGTGTCCTACATGGGCTGCTGCTGCGTCTGTGCCGCCGTCACGTCCCGCACCCACGGAGTCCTGGCGTCGGCGCGGCTGCTCTTCTGGACGTCCCAAGTGCCGTAGCGCGGGTTGAGGTCGACCTTGAGGTCCTTGGAGGCCTTGGACAGGGCCTTCCAGAACTCGGGGCGGTTGGTGTCGGTGCCGAGCTTCTCGGCGAGCTTCTGGGCCTCCAGCTGGAGGCGGAGGTTGTCGTCGAGGCGCTGCGGCGGGATGCCGTACTGCTGCAGCCAGGTCGTTTCCAGCGCCTTGGCTCCGCCGGCCTGCTCCTCCAGGGCGGATCGCATGCCCTGGATCTCCCGGCGGGTGACGGTCACCCCGGCGTCCTCGGCGGCGCGGTGCAGTACCCGGTCGAGGACCATGGTGTGCAGGGTGTCGCGGGTGAGGGTGCCGGTCCTGGCGATGGCCTGCTGGTACTGGGCGTCGTTCCGCACGGCCGCCCGCTGGGCCGCGCGGACCTCGCCGACCCGGTCCT
This genomic stretch from Streptomyces sp. Go-475 harbors:
- a CDS encoding transglycosylase family protein → MLSGNGRHRRPRQAPALLVAAGVTGSAIAIPLLGASGASAADGTTWDRVADCETGGAWSQNNGNGYYGGLALSQEDWENYGGLDYAASADLASRSQQISVAERILADQGVGAWRTCGLLSGLQQDSKSGTSDSSESSDSSGPTDSPGLLDSIEPDSSSTPSSSTPSSSPSTSASPDAPSTSEDEPANSDKSSDSGDSAPKSREPGSSPSAGSGSGESGNSRQDDTSSAPTDTGSGRHRGPSADEKAEPANGRTDESTGRHASRGGDASRDAADGSYTVRVGDSLWSIADSLDLSGGWHALYAGNKDAVGTDPNLIRPGQRLTVGVEADER
- the eno gene encoding phosphopyruvate hydratase; translation: MPSIDVVVAREILDSRGNPTVEVEVGLDDGSTGRAAVPSGASTGAFEAIELRDGDSNRYLGKGVEKAVLAVIEQIGPELVGYDATEQRLIDQAMFDLDATDNKGSLGANAILGVSLAVAHAASEASDLPLFRYLGGPNAHLLPVPMMNILNGGSHADSNVDIQEFMIAPIGAESFSEALRWGAEVYHTLKKVLKSKGLATGLGDEGGFAPNLGSNREALDLILEAIKEAGYTPGEQIALALDVAASEFYKDGSYTFEGKTRSAAEMTEYYAELVEAYPLVSIEDPLFEDDWEGWKTITDKLGDKVQLVGDDLFVTNPERLARGIEEGAANALLVKVNQIGSLTETLDAVELAQRNGFKCMMSHRSGETEDVTIADLAVATNCGQIKTGAPARSERVAKYNQLLRIEEILDDAAVYAGRSAFPRFKG
- a CDS encoding SurA N-terminal domain-containing protein codes for the protein MHRRRRTALVLTAAIAAAAPLLTACGNDAHPGAAAVVGGQRITVSQLEDRVGEVRAAQRAAVRNDAQYQQAIARTGTLTRDTLHTMVLDRVLHRAAEDAGVTVTRREIQGMRSALEEQAGGAKALETTWLQQYGIPPQRLDDNLRLQLEAQKLAEKLGTDTNRPEFWKALSKASKDLKVDLNPRYGTWDVQKSSRADARTPWVRDVTAAQTQQQPM
- a CDS encoding cytochrome P450, translating into MRHDVPGVPELFSWEFAADPYPAYAWLREHAPVHRTRLPSGVEAWLVTRYADAKQTLADNRLSKNPAHHDEPAHAKGKTGIPGERKAELMTHLLNIDPPDHTRLRRLVSKAFTPRRVAEFAPRVQELTDGLIDGFAAQGSADLIHEFAFPLPIYAICDLLGVPREDQDDFRDWAGMMIRHQGGPRGGVARSVKKMRGYLADLIHRKREALPAEPVPGEDLISGLIRASDHGEHLTENEAAAMAFILLFAGFETTVNLIGNGTYALLTHPEQRARLQASLAAGERDLLETGVEELLRYDGPVELATWRFATQPLTIGGQHIDAGDPVLVVLAAADRDPERFADPDLLDLSRRDNQHLGYGHGIHYCLGAPLARLEGQTALATLLTRLPDLRLAADPADLRWRGGLIMRGLRTLPVEFTPA
- a CDS encoding transglycosylase family protein: MLFSGKGKHRRPSKATRAIAVAGVAGAAVAAPLMAAGNASAATASEWDAVAQCESGGNWSINTGNGYYGGLQFSASTWSGYGGTKYASTADQATKAQQIEIAEKVLASQGKGAWPVCGKGLSSAGYTGGGSTQSSGSTETRQTDQQAASRSEERPAQTQKSQKTVTTPTGKKVKKGDGEYKVVKGDTLSSIATEHKVEGGWEKLFELNKDIVTDANLIYPGQQLHLK
- a CDS encoding nucleoside triphosphate pyrophosphohydrolase, encoding MNANSSEATPGPEQTAPGAAAAPGRVVLLTTSHRVAPGLLSWPAWQALHAADQVLCADGAHPQLPYLREAGITVDEASPTAQELVDACAGGRTVVVVATGEGEPALTDGLARLAGTGRVSMPELELLPASYDLPGARLLDLVQVMDRIRAECPWSSQQTHKGLAKYGIEEAYELVEAIEEGDRDELREELGDVLLQVVFHARIAEEDLDAPFSIDDVAGGIVAKLIHRHPHVFGDATATTPEEVKEHWLRTKAVEKQRSSITEGIPLGQPGLALAAKLASRARTAGLEIPLPPVEGIGYDLLALAVRAEAEGVDPEAALRAAARAYRDAIRETEGRD